In Microbacterium lushaniae, the following are encoded in one genomic region:
- the deoC gene encoding deoxyribose-phosphate aldolase: MPAISERDLAATIDHAILKPEMTRPQVDAELDIAAQWGVFSVCVRPSDIAHAVRRLEGTGVAVGTVIGFPHGTTSTVAKVAEVTQALADGASEVDMVVNIGFLRSGFDDAVVDDIRAVVDAAHGRIAKVILETSYLDDEQIARGSRLTEAGGAAFVKTSTGFGGGGATVEHVRLMRANVGPRVQVKASGGVRGLETALAMLDAGATRLGTSASATILGELRAIGGGAGPTGARDDSSY, from the coding sequence ATGCCCGCCATCAGCGAACGCGACCTCGCCGCGACCATCGACCACGCCATCCTCAAGCCCGAGATGACCCGTCCGCAGGTCGACGCCGAACTGGACATCGCGGCGCAGTGGGGCGTGTTCAGCGTGTGCGTGCGTCCGTCCGACATCGCCCACGCCGTCCGCCGGCTCGAGGGGACGGGCGTGGCCGTGGGCACCGTGATCGGCTTCCCGCACGGCACCACCTCGACCGTCGCGAAGGTGGCCGAGGTGACCCAGGCCCTCGCCGACGGAGCGAGCGAGGTCGACATGGTCGTCAACATCGGGTTCCTCCGGTCGGGGTTCGACGACGCCGTCGTCGACGACATCCGAGCCGTCGTGGATGCCGCACACGGCCGCATCGCGAAGGTGATCCTGGAGACCTCCTACCTCGACGACGAACAGATCGCCCGTGGCAGCCGCCTGACCGAGGCGGGCGGGGCCGCCTTCGTGAAGACCTCGACCGGATTCGGCGGCGGCGGCGCGACGGTCGAGCACGTGCGCCTCATGCGCGCGAACGTCGGCCCCCGGGTGCAGGTGAAGGCCTCCGGCGGCGTGCGCGGACTGGAGACGGCGCTGGCGATGCTGGATGCGGGAGCGACGCGCCTGGGCACGAGCGCCAGTGCGACCATCCTGGGCGAGCTGCGCGCCATCGGCGGCGGCGCGGGCCCCACCGGCGCGCGGGATGACTCGTCCTACTGA